A window of Pelagicoccus sp. SDUM812003 genomic DNA:
AGGCAGAAGGTGCCCACGTCTTTGGTGTAGAGGATGTCCATGGCTTCGATGAGCAAGGCCATGTCGGAGGCGTTCTTGCCCTTGACGATGTCGAAATGCTGGATGGGCTGGATGGCGTAGTCGTGCAGCACTTTCTCCCAGCCGGAGAGGCTGGTTTTCTTCCAATTGCCGTAAGCTCGTCGGATGC
This region includes:
- a CDS encoding NYN domain-containing protein, with protein sequence MPSSETASDNIALLIDADNAPAAKIDFIIAELASYGSVSIRRAYGNWKKTSLSGWEKVLHDYAIQPIQHFDIVKGKNASDMALLIEAMDILYTKDVGTFCL